In the genome of Colletes latitarsis isolate SP2378_abdomen chromosome 9, iyColLati1, whole genome shotgun sequence, one region contains:
- the LOC143345244 gene encoding synaptic vesicle glycoprotein 2C, with protein MVNQIASLSFSVETNHGGKEGTADFEKAIKLCGYGRFHYCFLFLCGAMFICVGCQNGINAYILPSAECDLKLSSEQKGLLNVSFLLGGVISSLFWGVFADAYGRRYILLLTMLFDSILSIGGSLSQSFQVLLIFRALNGFFIGAPGSLIYTYLGEFHAEKQRVKSICYVGFFWTLSWLILPGLAWIIIPLPISFQFNGILYNSWRLFLAMIGIPTLMVTLVATRYPESPKFLISQGKTEEALAILRKIYAINTGQHEDEYPVKILLPDDTVNTNSNKTALSGSGILTELLKNIWQQMRSLASPPLLQYALLSWAIYFTNMFGYYGLGLWLPELFNRFENYHNQYPNRTVSVCRLIHETDQQRIATPPPSILVESPTAMSNCSPNMDKMVFINSLTINAFCLLGNIASGYLANRVGRRTMPVTTMLLAGAFGFGIYFVRSSLQILIVTCLFSLTIVTANFVMGSIVVDIFPTHVGAVAMCMMTCFGRIGAIASNLAFGMLLDISCEVPIFLVGSLVILGGLLALRLPRKKS; from the exons AAACTAATCATGGCGGTAAAGAAGGAACTGCAGACTTCGAGAAAGCTATCAAACTCTGTG GATACGGAAGGTTTCACTATTGTTTTCTATTTCTCTGCGGTGCGATGTTCATCTGCGTCGGTTGTCAAAATGGCATCAACGCATACATCTTGCCATCCGCGGAATGTGATCTCAAATTATCATCCGAACAAAAAGGCCTCCTGAACGTCTCCTTCCTCTTGG gaGGAGTAATCAGTTCCCTTTTCTGGGGAGTATTCGCTGACGCTTATGGCAGAAGATACATTCTTCTCCTAACTATGCTCTTCGATAGCATTTTGTCGATCGGAGGAAGCCTTTCGCAGAGCTTCCAGGTCCTGTTGATTTTCAGAGCTCTCAATGGATTTTT CATCGGTGCTCCTGGCTCGCTGATCTACACGTATCTTGGTGAATTTCACGCGGAGAAACAAAGGGTAAAATCGATCTGCTACGTGGGGTTCTTTTGGACCCTTTCCTGGTTAATTCTACCTG gtttggctTGGATAATCATACCACTGCCAATATCGTTTCAATTCAACGGCATTCTGTACAACTCTTGGCGACTTTTCTTGGCTATGATTGGAATACCAACGTTAATGGTCACCCTGGTAGCCACCAGATACCCCGAAAGCCCAAAGTTCTTAATCTCTCAAGGCAAAACGGAAGAAGCATTGGCAATTTTACGAAAAATCTACGCGATAAACACTGGCCAACACGAGGACGAATACCCC GTAAAAATCTTGTTGCCCGATGATACTGTAAATACTAACAGCAACAAGACAGCCCTCTCTGGATCGGGCATATTAAcggaattattgaaaaatatttggcaACAAATGCGTTCCCTTGCGTCACCGCCGCTTCTGCAATACGCGCTCCTCAGTTGGGCCATTTATTTCACAAACATGTTTGG gTATTACGGTTTGGGTTTGTGGCTGCCAGAGTTGTTCAATCGTTTCGAGAACTATCATAATCAATACCCGAACCGAACCGTAAGCGTTTGCAGGCTAATACACGAAACTGATCAGCAACGCATCGCGACGCCTCCGCCCAGCATTTTGGTCGAGTCACCGACCGCCATGAGCAATTGCAGTCCCAACATGGACAAAATGGTGTTTATCAATTCGTTGACGATCAACGCGTTCTGCTTGCTCGGCAACATCGCGTCCGGCTATCTGGCGAATCGCGTTGGTCGACGAACGATGCCAG TGACAACGATGCTGTTGGCTGGCGCATTTGGTTTCGGTATATACTTCGTCAGGTCCTCGTTGCAAATACTAATCGTGACCTGCCTGTTCTCGTTGACGATAGTAACCGCGAATTTCGTAATGGGAAGCATCGTGGTCGACATATTTCCAACTCACGTGGGCGCTGTCGCGATGTGTATGATGACCTGCTTTGGCAGAATCGGCGCCATCGCTAGCAATTTGGCTTTCGGAATGTTGCTCGACATTAGTTGCGAAGTGCCCATTTTCTTGGTCGGCAGTCTAGTCATTC TTGGAGGATTACTAGCACTCAGGCTCCCGAGGAAGAAGAGTTGA